A window from Sphingobium sp. EM0848 encodes these proteins:
- a CDS encoding IS1380 family transposase, translating to MPQATPAGGDDSAPLISFPAVARKKVTAAFDGGRLTSDGGVLLLAQAEREMGICRQLATCIADPRDPSRVTHRLDDILRARVLAIACGYEDADDLDALRDDPGFRLALGKLLGSGAGLASQPTMSRWENAPTTRELARMLVAMVGIYCASYPEPPKAVILDIDDTCDVVHGYQQLSFWNGHHGERCFLPIHIYDTATGRPVAMLLRTGKTPSGAEAAGHIRRLVRHIRRHWPQTHITIRGDGHYGRPEVMAFCEAHGIDYVFGLPTNAALRANTDIVAAADACAVKRAEQDRVVLRSYAEIRYGAKSWKCQRRVVTRIEASIMGMDIRYVVTSLAEGSAEHIYDSLYCARGQAENLIKQHKTQLSSDRTSCRSANANQMRLILHTAAYWLMWRIQQVIPKTTALATAEFATLRLRLLKIAARVIETASRVRVAFASACPDAAVFRTIATALRATQT from the coding sequence ATGCCACAGGCCACACCCGCCGGGGGCGACGATAGCGCGCCTCTGATTTCGTTTCCAGCGGTCGCGCGCAAGAAAGTCACGGCCGCCTTTGATGGTGGCCGGTTGACCTCGGACGGCGGGGTTTTGCTACTGGCGCAAGCCGAGCGCGAGATGGGTATCTGCCGGCAGCTCGCCACCTGCATTGCCGATCCGCGCGATCCTTCCCGTGTGACCCACAGGCTCGATGACATTCTGCGAGCGCGGGTTTTGGCTATTGCCTGCGGCTACGAGGATGCCGATGATCTCGACGCCCTGCGCGACGACCCAGGCTTTCGCCTGGCGCTGGGCAAACTGTTGGGTTCAGGCGCAGGCCTGGCGAGCCAGCCGACAATGAGCCGCTGGGAGAATGCGCCGACCACGCGCGAATTGGCGCGGATGCTGGTCGCGATGGTCGGCATCTACTGCGCCAGCTACCCCGAGCCGCCCAAGGCGGTGATACTGGACATCGATGATACGTGTGATGTCGTGCATGGCTACCAACAGCTTTCGTTCTGGAACGGCCATCACGGCGAGCGCTGCTTCCTGCCGATCCACATCTATGACACGGCGACGGGACGGCCGGTCGCCATGCTGCTGCGTACCGGCAAGACGCCGTCAGGCGCGGAGGCTGCGGGGCACATTCGACGGCTTGTCCGGCATATCCGTCGGCATTGGCCGCAAACGCACATCACCATCCGCGGCGATGGGCATTATGGCCGGCCAGAGGTCATGGCCTTCTGCGAGGCGCACGGCATCGACTATGTCTTCGGCCTTCCCACCAATGCCGCGCTGCGCGCCAATACAGACATTGTCGCTGCCGCTGATGCCTGCGCCGTCAAGCGCGCCGAGCAAGACCGGGTTGTCCTGCGCAGCTATGCCGAGATCCGCTATGGGGCGAAAAGCTGGAAATGCCAGCGCCGCGTCGTAACCCGGATCGAAGCCAGCATCATGGGCATGGATATCCGCTATGTCGTCACTTCCCTGGCAGAAGGCTCCGCTGAACACATCTACGACAGCCTCTATTGCGCCCGCGGCCAGGCCGAGAACCTGATCAAACAGCACAAGACACAGCTCAGCAGTGATCGCACTTCGTGCCGATCAGCCAACGCAAATCAGATGCGGCTCATTCTGCACACCGCGGCCTACTGGCTAATGTGGCGCATCCAGCAGGTCATCCCCAAGACCACCGCGCTCGCCACCGCCGAGTTCGCAACCCTGCGCCTGCGGCTTCTCAAGATCGCCGCCCGCGTCATCGAAACCGCCTCCCGCGTCCGGGTCGCCTTCGCTTCGGCCTGTCCCGACGCCGCCGTGTTCCGGACCATCGCCACCGCGCTCAGGGCCACCCAGACATAG
- a CDS encoding site-specific integrase: MSEYETRLRHQLMFGPASVVAQGIIADAFESYLTKATLPCAADILRIGKLNAQIGHLSLREPKQAWEKFRLANLPDHAPAGQDRYRAVFQAAINVHHELHDLPPFKIKAIPFDNERVRFLTKGDRDRLISAYAPHVRPIITMLAFHGPRIQTALQMPWGVKGVDMQQEVIRLNHTKNAMTQSVPMHPRVKEVLSPIWEEQGNPLKGYVFLNRFGQPYQDTRLARIPGGNPLKSQHKTACKRAEIDDFTIHDWRHHWASHCVMAGIDLITIMHMGGWKSLRMVQRYASVGVDHMLTAINKID; this comes from the coding sequence ATGTCGGAATATGAGACCAGGCTACGCCATCAGTTGATGTTCGGCCCCGCATCAGTCGTTGCGCAGGGCATTATTGCCGACGCCTTCGAAAGCTATCTGACGAAGGCGACCCTGCCTTGCGCCGCCGACATATTGCGTATCGGCAAGCTCAACGCCCAGATCGGCCACCTGTCGCTGCGGGAACCGAAACAGGCGTGGGAGAAGTTCCGGCTTGCCAACCTGCCCGATCATGCTCCCGCCGGTCAGGACCGCTATCGGGCGGTGTTTCAGGCGGCAATCAATGTCCATCATGAATTGCATGATCTTCCGCCGTTCAAGATCAAGGCCATCCCGTTCGACAATGAACGAGTACGCTTCCTGACGAAGGGCGATCGCGACCGGCTGATCTCAGCCTATGCGCCGCATGTTCGGCCGATCATCACCATGCTGGCCTTCCACGGACCGCGCATTCAGACCGCCCTCCAGATGCCGTGGGGCGTCAAGGGCGTGGATATGCAGCAGGAAGTGATCCGGCTCAACCACACAAAAAACGCGATGACCCAGTCGGTCCCAATGCATCCCCGTGTCAAGGAGGTGCTGTCGCCGATCTGGGAGGAGCAGGGCAATCCCCTGAAAGGTTATGTCTTCCTCAACCGCTTCGGCCAGCCCTATCAGGACACCCGCCTCGCACGGATTCCTGGCGGCAATCCACTCAAGAGCCAGCACAAGACGGCGTGCAAGCGTGCGGAGATCGACGACTTCACCATCCATGACTGGCGTCATCACTGGGCGTCGCACTGCGTGATGGCGGGGATCGACCTCATCACCATCATGCACATGGGCGGCTGGAAGTCGCTGCGCATGGTCCAGCGCTATGCCAGCGTGGGCGTTGATCACATGCTGACAGCGATCAACAAGATTGACTGA
- a CDS encoding class I mannose-6-phosphate isomerase, translating into MPAHRLVAHAIEKPWGRTDIPSHVAANDGRRIGEVWFSAERRTSLPLLVKYIFTSENLSVQVHPNDEQGQQCGMAGGKSECWYVLDAAPDARLGIGMYQDLTPEELRAAALDGSIESLMEWKLVKPGSFYYIPAGTVHAIGGGVALVEIQQNNDVTYRLYDYGRPRELHLEQGVAVSVAEPYSLPDRVVPPTTEGRLIEAGAPFTLDIVQGKAKTCWKVNGEMSWFIPLAGAGTLNGESWRPGECWLIEGEATVEIVEPMSALLAQPSSSVAQQIDIPSLPRRPVSG; encoded by the coding sequence ATGCCGGCACATCGCCTTGTTGCCCATGCGATCGAAAAGCCTTGGGGTCGAACTGATATCCCATCCCACGTTGCTGCTAATGATGGCCGTCGCATCGGAGAGGTCTGGTTTTCTGCCGAACGGCGGACCAGCCTCCCTCTTTTGGTGAAATATATCTTTACCAGTGAAAATCTCTCTGTTCAGGTCCATCCCAACGATGAGCAAGGCCAGCAATGTGGAATGGCGGGCGGAAAGTCGGAATGTTGGTACGTGCTGGATGCGGCCCCTGATGCGCGACTTGGGATTGGCATGTATCAGGATCTGACGCCCGAGGAGTTGCGTGCTGCGGCGCTGGATGGCAGCATTGAATCACTCATGGAATGGAAACTCGTTAAGCCCGGCAGCTTTTATTATATACCCGCTGGAACAGTGCACGCCATTGGCGGGGGTGTGGCATTGGTGGAAATTCAACAGAATAATGACGTGACGTATCGGCTTTATGATTATGGACGTCCGCGTGAATTGCATCTTGAACAGGGAGTGGCTGTCAGTGTGGCTGAGCCATACTCCTTGCCCGATCGCGTCGTACCTCCGACGACTGAAGGGCGACTGATTGAGGCCGGTGCCCCTTTCACTCTCGATATCGTTCAAGGGAAGGCCAAGACTTGCTGGAAGGTCAACGGAGAAATGTCGTGGTTCATCCCCCTGGCCGGTGCCGGAACGCTCAACGGTGAAAGCTGGCGGCCCGGCGAATGTTGGTTGATAGAGGGGGAGGCCACCGTGGAGATTGTGGAACCGATGAGCGCCCTTCTTGCTCAGCCCAGCTCTTCAGTCGCGCAACAGATTGACATTCCGTCTCTACCTCGGAGACCCGTCAGCGGCTAA
- a CDS encoding polysaccharide biosynthesis/export family protein encodes MNPIFSTPRLALLGAAVCATSACSIMPAGGPSTHAVNKLADVGSTSINGDIKIIPVTDAVARRVIASERNTHFADTMGDGIPVGSMIGRGDVLDIAVWEAPPAALFGSGGGDPRIVSSGATARGTTLPEQMVDSDGRVTIPFIGYVQAAGRTPQQVAQTIRQRLIGMAHDPQVVVRTVRSATTNVTVVGDVANSARVPLTARGERLLDVLATVGGVKQPINKMTVQITRGERIASMPLEGVIKDPRQNIRLQPDDVVTALYQPYSFTALGAAGRNEELPFEGTGITLSQALGRIAGLQDNRANTRGVFIFRLENTEAVDPTMRVNARLTPDGKLPVIYQIDVKDPGIFFVAQAFPIKDKDVLYVSNAPLVDIQKFVNVIYSAILPVATAITVAP; translated from the coding sequence ATGAATCCTATTTTTAGTACCCCACGGCTTGCATTATTGGGTGCAGCGGTTTGTGCAACGAGCGCTTGTTCGATCATGCCGGCGGGCGGCCCTTCCACCCATGCGGTGAACAAGCTGGCCGACGTAGGAAGCACATCCATCAACGGCGATATAAAGATCATACCGGTAACCGATGCGGTGGCACGGCGGGTCATCGCCAGCGAACGAAACACCCATTTTGCCGACACCATGGGGGACGGTATCCCGGTGGGTTCGATGATTGGTCGGGGTGATGTACTCGACATTGCGGTCTGGGAAGCGCCTCCTGCGGCGTTGTTCGGATCCGGCGGCGGTGATCCACGCATCGTTTCGTCCGGTGCGACGGCGCGCGGGACCACACTGCCGGAGCAGATGGTGGATAGCGACGGTCGTGTCACGATTCCGTTCATCGGCTATGTCCAGGCGGCGGGCCGGACGCCGCAGCAGGTTGCTCAGACCATAAGGCAACGACTGATCGGTATGGCGCATGATCCGCAGGTTGTCGTGCGGACGGTCCGCAGCGCCACGACCAATGTGACGGTGGTGGGCGATGTCGCGAATAGCGCGCGCGTTCCACTGACCGCGCGGGGCGAACGCCTGCTGGATGTGCTGGCTACGGTGGGCGGTGTTAAGCAGCCCATCAATAAAATGACGGTCCAGATCACTCGCGGCGAAAGGATTGCTTCGATGCCTTTGGAGGGGGTCATCAAGGATCCTCGCCAGAACATCCGCTTGCAGCCCGACGATGTCGTGACCGCGCTGTACCAGCCTTACAGCTTCACCGCGCTGGGTGCTGCGGGCCGTAATGAAGAGTTGCCATTCGAGGGGACCGGCATCACTTTGTCGCAGGCTCTGGGTAGAATTGCGGGGCTGCAGGACAATCGGGCCAATACGCGCGGGGTGTTCATTTTTCGTTTAGAGAATACTGAGGCTGTTGATCCTACCATGCGTGTCAATGCGCGTCTGACACCTGATGGAAAACTTCCGGTGATTTACCAGATCGACGTGAAGGATCCAGGAATATTCTTTGTTGCTCAGGCATTTCCTATCAAGGACAAGGATGTTCTATATGTTTCCAATGCGCCATTGGTAGACATTCAAAAATTCGTGAACGTCATCTATTCCGCCATCCTCCCTGTCGCGACGGCGATTACGGTTGCGCCTTAG
- a CDS encoding glycosyltransferase family 1 protein: MRLALNIDSLTPQLSGIGRYTLNLCTYLSRHPEVVDLAYFRNQRWLKDYAPFLIEEAPHIRNPLRSWKRLARWRSRREFDRRLLHGPNFFLPEGAQRGVITVHDLSVFLFPETHPEERRRYFDEHFPSSLRRARHIITDSQTVKTELCERFGVDVTAVTAIPLGVSPDFGPHNRSIAARAVLEGFGLQSGGYCLSVATLEPRKKLVNAIRAFLLATERGDISVPFVLAGASGWHNEEIHDLINRAGGKIRFLGYVPEAQLPILYANAAIFLYPSIYEGFGLPPVEAMASGVPVIAANRSCLPEITRGAALMIDPDDIDGFAGAIRAGLLDSDLRGRIIADGRRVAAGYSWELCVERTLGVYRRVMAA, encoded by the coding sequence ATGAGGCTCGCGCTCAATATCGATTCCCTCACACCGCAGCTTTCGGGGATCGGTCGTTACACGCTCAATCTGTGCACCTATCTTTCCCGCCATCCGGAAGTGGTTGATCTCGCTTATTTCCGTAACCAGCGCTGGCTGAAGGATTATGCGCCGTTCCTGATCGAGGAGGCGCCCCACATCCGCAATCCTTTGCGGAGCTGGAAACGGCTGGCGCGCTGGCGCTCACGGCGCGAATTCGACCGGCGGCTCCTCCACGGCCCCAATTTCTTCCTACCCGAAGGCGCGCAACGGGGCGTGATAACGGTTCATGACCTGTCGGTCTTTCTGTTCCCCGAAACGCATCCCGAGGAACGGCGCCGATATTTTGACGAGCATTTCCCGAGTTCGCTGCGTCGGGCGCGGCATATCATTACCGACAGCCAGACTGTGAAGACGGAATTATGTGAGCGGTTCGGCGTCGACGTCACCGCCGTCACCGCCATCCCCCTAGGCGTTTCGCCGGACTTTGGGCCGCATAACCGGTCCATCGCCGCGCGGGCGGTGCTCGAGGGTTTCGGGCTTCAGTCTGGTGGCTATTGTTTGTCCGTGGCCACGCTTGAACCGCGCAAGAAGCTTGTCAATGCCATCCGTGCTTTCCTGTTGGCGACGGAGCGCGGGGACATATCCGTGCCCTTTGTGCTCGCGGGCGCCAGTGGCTGGCATAATGAGGAAATCCACGACCTGATCAACCGGGCCGGGGGCAAGATCCGGTTCCTGGGTTATGTGCCGGAAGCACAGTTGCCGATCCTCTATGCCAATGCGGCTATCTTCCTCTATCCGTCCATCTATGAGGGGTTCGGCCTGCCCCCCGTGGAAGCGATGGCGAGCGGTGTGCCGGTGATCGCCGCCAATCGTTCCTGCCTCCCCGAAATCACACGGGGCGCGGCTCTGATGATCGATCCCGACGATATCGATGGCTTCGCTGGTGCGATAAGAGCGGGCCTGCTTGACAGCGATCTGCGTGGCCGGATCATCGCGGACGGACGGCGGGTCGCGGCCGGCTATAGCTGGGAGCTGTGTGTGGAGCGGACACTTGGCGTCTACCGCCGCGTCATGGCAGCGTGA